CGAGCAACCAATAAAGGAAACAATCTTCGCCCTCCAATTCTTGTCCAATCCAATGTTGCCACTCTTTATAAGTATAGTACACTTTGTCCGTCCTCCATTTCATTATGAAGATAATTCAATGCATTTGCAGCATCAAGGCAAATTTTCAAACGTTGTGCCCACGTAAGAGTAGGCATCTTCCCATTGAAGTTTTGCCAATACTCAGTAAGGTATCTATTAGAAAAATGCTCAACGACAAGGATCTTCTCATATCCTTCAACACAGAATCCAAGTAGTCTGACTATGTGTGGATGCTTGCATGTGTCAAGCATTTCAATTTCATTATAGAACCATTTGTCTTCCATAGGGTGGAAGCGCTTTATAGCAACAGTGTTGCGTCTCATGGTTAGTTCACATTTATTCTTCCGTTCGTTGATGGAAGGATTTTCTTCTTCGTCAAAATACTCGAGTTCTGCTATGTATAACCTACAGTTTCCGATTACATATATTCACATCCTTGGAAAAGTTTTGGTCGCCGAGAGTATATCTTTGAGGGGAATCTGCAAATGCTTTAACTTTTCCATCTGTAATGATTAAAATGAAGGGTGAATTATTATGACTTACTTGAGAAGAAATCTAAAGGCCTATTTAGTTCGAGAAAACACTTTTTGCTTTtcatttttgtcttttaaatcaaattgtactttcttaaaacaatttttCAAGAAACAACCGTCCTTGTTTTTCCCCTTTTTACTGAATTTTGAAAACTACTTTtctttgttttctgttttttattttctgattTCCAAGCTAATAAGATGgagaataaaaaacaaaaacaagtggTTTTGAATATGTATTTATACTGGTTTTCTAAAATGAGAAATGGAAATGACCCTTTTCACTTTCTAAAAGACTGGAAATGGAATACTAAAAAAAACTACCTTATTTAACGAGATGAGTACCTCTTACTCAGAACTTTGAAGATTATATTTTCAATgtgaattatttttaaatttgatcttaaatattttttattagattatataatACTTGGTAAAAGTTATACTAATTTAAAATACATCTAAATCTcgatcaattcatataacttttattaattattatgcaatataaataaaaatattcttggGCAAAGTGAGACGGAGGggtatttatattataatgatTTATTCTTGTTTAATGTCTCATTTAATGTGTTATCAAATAGTTTACAAACCAACTCTACTTAGTGGGTTGGTCAAAGTATCTTCTAAATGTACTATGTGGACCCCGGATGTTAGTTTTTCTcaaggtctcaagttcgagttttgagtttctcatctcaaggtattttccatgagtaGGGGGTTAAATTGCCTCCAACAcattgatgagcgtccattttgtgatataATCCCTcttgaaaggcttcatttctatgtctaaataCGGAAGATGAGAGAGAGGGTAATGgtatcaagtgactcaagaaggaagcctatgaagattacaagacacaaggaattGATTCGGGAGGCGAACGAAGACGCGAAAGCTGCAGCAGAagtcaccagcgccgctggccaacACCTAGTGTCGCTAGCCCTCAGAGGccaggaccagcgccgctggtcgacCCAGTTCAGCAACCGACTTTCACCTCTATTTAAGCCGAACTAatcctcaaaaccctaagaaagagccgattcagcagccctagccgcccagcatCAACCCTAGTTGACTTTGCAGATTTtcagaaggttttggagcttctaacgccttccgatcttcatcctcggTCTAGATCTAGCTTTTCTATTTtacaattattttatttgaacaatCTCTTTTATCTTCATAGACTTTGTTATTACTTTAATAGTGCTAGGCTAGTAggttgaatacttgtttggatcaatgtgatcatgtagacgcttattgttttactgtgtttgtttagattctgttggagtatgttttactgtttatcgtagatccatgttaaTTAATAGTTCATATTGTTATTGGTCTTatttgaacatat
This window of the Erigeron canadensis isolate Cc75 unplaced genomic scaffold, C_canadensis_v1 Conyza_canadensis_unscaffolded:231, whole genome shotgun sequence genome carries:
- the LOC122584367 gene encoding putative receptor-like protein kinase At2g30940 encodes the protein MRRNTVAIKRFHPMEDKWFYNEIEMLDTCKHPHIVRLLGFCVEGYEKILVVEHFSNRYLTEYWQNFNGKMPTLTWAQRLKICLDAANALNYLHNEMEDGQSNEDDNEDAIGKMEAEFAETHLS